CTCATTGATCATAAGACCATGCTGTCATGGCCTTGTCTGTAGAAGTCAGTGTTGAAAAACATGACATATGAGATCCATTCTCAGGGCTGAAATGCCCAAATGTCAAATGCAATATCGTCCTAAAATGGTTTAGTATGAGAAATGTGGTAGGATATACAAGGACATCAATCCTTATACCAGGCTATCAATCAACTCCCCAATGATGGCATATAGGAAAATGCTGTTCCCTCCTTCCTCTCAATGTCGGAGAGGACAGTCTCTCCGAAGGAGGGAGTGTGGGTTGGCCTGTGATGTCAGGATAATGAAGATTAAATAATGTCAACAGTGTTGATTTGACATGTGACAACCCTGAGTAAACGAGGAAGGAAGAGCGTTTTCAAGCACACTGAATgagcgagtgagagagtgagagatagagaaggaggtaGAATGAATGAGAAAGAGAACCTGCACAATGCGAGACTCCAGTTGCTCCACTGACACCTGCTCTTTGGGCTGCACTGTGGCACTCATCATCTGCCTCTTCATCATGCCGTACTTCTGCAGCGCTCTCTGGTGCTCGTGCAATACTCCCTTCTCATGCCGCTCACACAGATCCTATgggacacagcaacacacacacacacacacacacacacacacacacagggtaagAAATTTCTAAATAACTAGCcaattttttgtttttacattataGTAATTTAACAGACACTCTTGTCCAGCGCGGCTTACAGTAAGTAGTGAGTACATACTTtttcgtactggtcccccgtgggaatcaaacccacgaccctggcgttgcaagcaccatgctctaccaactgagccacatgggtCAAAGATGTATTGCTAACACTCTAAATTAAGTTGCTGTTAAACCTGTGTGGTACATTTGTAATAATACTGCTAACATTGCATTAACATGACACATAGTTCTTCAGGAACTGCATTTTTTACATCTCTCAAACTCACTCTGTATGATTGCAGCAAATCCAAGAATAGATTCAGCTTTTCCACAACAtcgtcctcttctctcctccccttaaGATATCAATGAATTAATTGTTTTGCACGCAGGTAGTTTGGCAATAGCACTGGAGAACAGGTGGTACGTATACAGTGAGTTGGATTGTACCTGCTGAGCACCTTTGTCGGCTAGCAGAGCAAACTCcacggaaaggcctttcagagaCTGACGGAGAATGCCCCAGGTGCTTTGGGATGAAGCCAGAGAGGGAATGGGTGAACCATCTGAGCCCAGTGTACTGCAACAGAAAGCATAACTAGAGAAGCTGGACCAGTACGGTGTCTTGGCTGACAAAAACGATTTGAAGTGAAACCCGGAAAAGGAAAAGGAAAACAAATCATTTACAATTGCCAACATTTTCTTCCCCAAAACTGTTGTATGGGTGGGGTAGCTAGCATAATACATTTCCTTGGGCCAAAACACTTGCGTAGAGAGGggcgatagagaaagagagcttTATGCCCTTAAATGCTGAGTTCTGTACCTGAGCTCCCTTCCAAACATTAGCAAATCAGTGGCGTTTTCCTTGGAGCGCTCTGCCATCTTCTCTGCCCGGTCCCGCAGCTTGTGAAAGCTGTTGTGGATATTCCTGATCAGTTCTCTGCTTGATGAAAACTGGGCCTGGATATCAGCTGGGAGATAATCCTACAGCACAGATGTACCAAGTCTCACACTGCTGTGTCTCAGTAGGATATCAAATAGTCATTTGATGCACTATTTCATAATAGAAACAATACAAACCTTTGCCAGAGTCGCCATTGTATTAGTCATGAATTCATCTCCCATTTTCTTGCAAGCATCACGCATTTTCACTTGAACATcctgagagtaagagagagagagtaaagttGTGTGAGCAGTACGGTCATTATCCATGGCAAGCCCAATGTGAACTTGGCATAGACAACTAGCAGAGATGAACCAAGGTGGTCTTTTCAGTAGCAGAGACGTACCGAGCCGTTGAAGGTGAGAAAGGTCTTGACCAGTTCGTCCTCAGAGAAGAAGGGGTGTCGTGCCACTAGGTTGATGAACCGGCCCAGAGCACGCCGCCTTCCCTCTATAAAGTCCCTCTCAGACATGGAGGTCAggactgtagacagacagaggtcAGTTAAAGAGCCAGCATATTCAGTTGTTCTGCTTCTGTAAAACTGAAGATATCATACCGTTCTATGTAATACAGTCAGGGTTGGCTCTTGAAGTAACTAATCAACCTGgattaatttttaaaaagtataatcGGATTACTTACATTCTTAAAAACAGCTAATTGCTTGACGGGATTACTTCATCTATCTATTCATTTAtctattgatttgatttgatatacttcATCTTGATAAAACTTTGTCATCATTGCTGTCATTTAGCGTACCATCAGCACTTCTCACATGCTCTCAGAGATTCTATTATTCTGCTGATCGCCCATCAAGGGTGGATGGCTTCTTATGTGGTTGAATGAATTGGTAAGGCTTCCAAAACATTTACACCTGGCTCAATGGTCAATGAAAATCATCTGGACTACAGAGTTCCTGCTTGCTGCTTTGAAGCAGTGCAGTTTCAAACTCTCTTTCCTTTATGAAATGCTTTCTGATTGCACAATATTTCAAAATGTAGGCCTAATCATGGGAAAAACACTATTGAATGCCACCAATGTTGATACTGTTTACAAGAAAAAGGGTCTACGCTTTCTGATCTGAATTGTATTTAATATTCAACAAAGGGCACTCACGTCGGGCATTCAAGGTGGGTGTATAGGCATATAGATTAAATGTACTGTTAGATATACATTTCACGGCTACCtatcaataatatgctatatttTGAGTTAGTGATCTAGCTAACCACTTCCTCAGCTGGTGAATTAGTCCCAAATAAACTAGCCTCAAAATGTAAATTAGTGCCCAAAAAGATGTAGACAAATGAATATCTATTGAACAATTTTTTAAAAACAATTCTGTAACCCTATTTTCATAGTAAAATAATAACAATTGCCTCGTTGCCAAACCCCAAATCCTTGACAATCACCAGTTTAGGTTGCAAATCAAAATAGCTGGAATCATGCAGTTGTACTTGAACATGATGTTAGAATAAACCGTGTATTTCTTGAATCATACCGTGTTAGTAGTCTAGTACACCTCTGAATAAAAAACGCTGAATTGCTTTATAAGACGATAAAGCTACCATTGTTTTCTATTGCATGACCCCACAGCAATTGTGGTGTAACCAAATCATGGGCTGGTGCCAAGAAGTGAAAATGTCAGTATGGAGCCCTGTGACTATGCTCTTACACATAGAATATAACATGAATTATAGGATCTTTAAGCTATGCTCTCACCCCATTTGGAAATAATCATGTTACTAAATTAAAGAATACTACATTAAATCAACAGTTTTAAGCATTTGCAAATATGTCTGGATGCTAGAAGTGAAAGTAATACAAAAGTAATCAAAAATGTAATTGGATTAGGTTACTTATTTGGAGTAATTCAAATGATTATTTatcatgtaactgtaatcagtaacggattacatttttCAAGTTATCCGCCCAACCCTGAATAAAGTAATAACAATGGTATCTAATAATGGTAATATAAAGACAGAGTTCATGTCTGGATGTGAGAACACGGGTGAAGTTGGATTAATACAATTAGAGTTCCTCTGGATCAGCGGGACCCCAGCTCTGATGCAGACTGGAACACTTATTTACAGATCAAAGCCTCACTCTCCTCCTAATAATCAAACGTTCTGACTGACATCCTCCATGTACCTCCTTTCAGCATTCTCTTAGGCGGCAGTGCAGGCACCATTCTGTAGGCAAACCTCTGCAGCAAGAGCTCGTGGAAGACATCGAAATCAGTGTACCGCCGGTAAACAGAGATCTTAAAATGCTGAAAAAGTTCAAACAAATATTATCTGTTAATAACAGAGATGTGCAAAATAACATAATGCTTTGGGTTGTGAATTCAACAAATATATTGACAATGGATGTGTTTGTCATGGGTTGGCTTTAGTTCATACTGTTTGGGAATGCTCACTGCACAGAAACCACGCCAGCTCTGTTCAGCTTAGGCAGTGTAAACGAtgcaatgtactgtatgtatacattCATTCTTAGATGGACCCTTACCAACAAGCATTAAAGCCCCTCGTTTCACCAAGACAAAAATGCAGAAATAattggttccctttatctaatattaggatttggttgaagatctgataacattcagtatcaaaaatatgcaaaagtaAAGAAAATTAGGGGTAAAAATAGTTTTTCACggcactatatatacacatagtaAAGAGCACAGGACCCAATACCAACGCCTACGGTACACCTTTCATAATATTGAGGAAACTAGACTTGACACCATTAGAAAGCACACATGACTCTCCCTAAACTCAAATGTCTCTTAAGTCTTTCAAACAATTATGATGGAGTGATTCATGTGATCCTGAATGTAACCCTGAATGTAACCCTCCTTAACATTCCACAGAGATATGAGCAGAGTTAATAGTCCTCCTACAACAACCAAGAAACCAACTCTACCATAGCTCAGCAGAGAAAATGTGACATCAATTTCACAGAAAGCGGTCAGCTGCCATATTGGCAGCACTTGAAATAACACAGAGGGCCCTAAATAATCATATGAGCTTTGGAACAGAGCTCTAACTCAGCGCTGTGTtcggagtaatggctacctctgaaAAACAAAAGACGACGTCTCCTCTCCAACTTAAGTACACGGTAACACTCAAAAACCTAGCCGCAAGAATACAATCAAGAAATACAAGTGTActtaagagagagggaagagttcTTCCTGTAACTTTCATTATGATTTTCACAGAGCTGTTCCAGAGGAATAAAAAATGTCAGGGAAAGGTCTTTTACAGAGACATGGGAAGGGAGCTGGTGTATTCCCGGACGCAATGCCCAGAGGTTAGAGGAAACCGGCCAACAAATACAACACACTATGATAGAACTAGGACCAGCTTTTAGCACAGCACACTTGCTTCTTTTGTGTGCAAATTCAATGTGTACTTTAGCTTGTCACATGCATATTCAACTTCACACAAGAAATATATAGTGAACTGAACTTTCTCACACAAGCGGTTCATAGGGGTCACAAAGGTTTTTGACCTTAGATACTAAACAGCCAAGCTACTCATTAAGCTACACATTTACTGCTATGTCCTCCCTTGAAAACAACTAGTTAAAAGGCTTACCTTGTATGCAGTTCTCTAAGAGTTTCGGGCTTGGTTGCTTTCCTTGCTGAGCAAGCGCGATCAACGCCAGTGCTTTATATAGGGACAACTTGCTTAAGAATCCATCTGTGTAGTCAACATGCTCAGCAATCTGAAAAAGACAAGGACATTACAGGACTCTCTTAACAGGTCATTGCTCGATCCAGGCTAAAAATCCAGCAGTGGTTGACGAGAAAATGCAGAACACACTTTAGTAATGATATAATACAGTAGGAAACATCAAACTGAACCATGTGGTCTCAGCTGAAATACATCAATGAAGCGTTTCCATGGCTAACGTGTAACACGTTGTATTTTTCATGTCCCATGTGCTCTTGAATAACACAACTTTTAAACGCCATCCCCTCAAATACCATCACTTTTCAGTAAGCTTTACTGAAGCAAATACCACTAATTAAATGGCAGCAAGGAGATAGTTAGCAGAAACCACCCTTTCTAATAACTGGTGTTGGAACTAGTATTGTAATTACCCCCTTAGTACCTAGTGGTAAAACAAATACAGGCTTGAGAGGCTTTGAATAGAGTTGAATTGTTTGTATCAAAGAGCGCTAGATGTTTTTCAAGacttttctgtttagtgtctacTTCCTATTCTGCAGAATGTCTTGTTCACTTTTCTTGGAGTTCCAAGAAGGGAAGAGGATAGAAAACCCATAGGTCTAATACATAACAAACCAGCCTGTGCTTTGGTTTTATAACAACAAAAACTTGAGCCTAAAAAAAAACCACAAAACAGCCAGAACTCCCTTTCCACATTTGGCGGCCATTTTAAATCATAGATGTGACAACAAGTAAAGAAAACGTTGTGTTCACCTGGCTCTGCACAGCACTGGGGAGATCTGTTCTGCTGAGCAACCTCTGGAAGACCTCCACCTGCACTCGTTCCTCTATCTTACTCCGGATGGCCTCATACACCTCCCTGTAGTATGGAGGCACTGATCCTGACAGAGGAGGTGCACAAACCATTAGGCATGGATTTATGTGGATGAAGACATTCTTATTAATTGCATGACTTGTGGTTAAACATCATGGCAACATCGATTTAATTTAACCTACACAAAATCAActgtattggtcacgtacacatatttTGCAAATGTAATCGCAGGTGCAACGAAATGCTtgtttatagctccaacagtgcagtaaaacctaacaatacagaaacacacacactccaaaagaaatatcagaatgagcaatgtcagagtccgactaatatatatatatatacacatgaagAACACCTGCTCCATTACTGAACACCattacagactgaccaggtgaattcaggtgaccaggtgaatccaggtgaaagctatgatcctttttgatgtcacttgttaaatccacttcaaatcagtgtagatgaaggggaggagacaggttaaagaaggagttttaagccttgagacatggattgtgtatgtgtaccattcagagggtgaatgaatAAGACAaactatttaagtgcctttgaacagggtatggtagtaggtgtcaggcacaccagtttgtgtcaagaactgcaaagctgctgggtttttcacgctcaacagtttccgtgtgtatcaagaatggtccaccacccaaaggacatccagtcaacttgacaactgtgggacgcattggagtcaacatgggtcagcatcaacatgggccagaaggtgttcctaatgtttggtatactcagtgtatatttataTAATGGTGTGAAactatggacagtatatgaatagagaAGGTGTGTACAGAAGTAGTTATATaagatgagccttgactagaatacagtatatacatatgaagtgggtaaaacagtacgTAAACATAATTAAAGtggcagtctctaaggtgcaggtagGGCTGAATTCTGGGCTTATAAAATTATACCTAGGCTAAAAAATAAGCCTTCAACATAGGAGCCACtaataatataattattttatcaaaatagATTAACCTGCATTTTTGCAaaatcactgatctggctttcaaATCAGTCTACGAAATGCAATTTTTGTTATAATTTTTACCAGAACCATGCACATCCACTAATAATGACCAACTTCTCGTAACGGGCATTATAGaaaaataaaggtgtaaaatgtaactttttgggcaaaCCAGCATGTTCACATAGAAATGTgcgttatagatctgtcattcatgaaaagcaagtctaagaagcggtagatctatTTTATTTGCCCTATTTCTATGCATCCTGTACATTAGTTTCGTTTTTGCGGTTTTTTACTTTAagttttgtacatcagctgaaaatacaatattttttttatggaaaatatatttcacagtggttagatggtacaatgatgcTCTCCACTAtatttgcttgttttgtcacaaactgaaattaggcaaactattcaaATTTTAGTAACCAGGAAATGGctgagtgatttctgcatagtgcatcttgaACACAGATCTCATAAACAATCTCAAGCACCAGCCCACCTGCTAGTGAGTCGCCAGATAATCTTTATATTTAAAGTCTTGCCAACTTGGATCTACAgtgcattttgttgtgttacagccttaatttaaaatgtattaaattgagatgttgtgtcactggtccacacacacacacacacagtaccctaCAACGTCAAATTGTAattttgtttttagaaatgtttacttgttaaaaatgaaaagctgaaatgtattgagtGAATAAGCATTCAACCCCTGTTAATGCAAACCTAAATAGGTTCAGGAGTAAAGATTTTCTAAACAAgttacataataagttgcatggatttactctgtgtgcaatgatagtgtttaacatgagttttgaatgactacctcatctctgtaccccacacactctgtaaggtccctcagtcgagcacttaatttcaaacacagattccaccacaaagaccagggaggtttcccaATGTTtctcaaagaagggcacctattggtagatgggtaaaaaaagcagacatttaatatccctttgagcatggtgaagttattaaatacactttcgatggtgtgtcaatacacccagtcactacaaagagacaggtgtccttcctaactcagttgccagggaggaaggaaactgctcagggatttcacaatgaggccaatggtgattttaaaacagttacagagtttaatgtctgtgataggacaaaactgaggatggatcaacaacaatgTAGTTACTcgacaatactaacctaaatgagagttaaaagaaggaagcctgtactgacaaaaaatattcaaaaacaaaTTTTATGTCCTGAATGCAAAACAATGTCTAAGGtaccactccagaatctcccaaggtgttcaattgggttgagatctggtgactgagacaaccatggcatatggtttacatcgttttcatgcccatcaaaccattcagtggcCAATCATGCTCTGTGGGATGgctagccaaaataatggcctgcccagcatttttatacatgaccctaagcatgataggatgttaattgctaaattaactcaggaaccacctgctttcaatatactttgtatccctcatttccATGATATGTAATTTTCATAAGGAAAAAAAATAACTATCGACAACTTTCCTATGGTAGTCTGGGTACCAACTAACTTTCCACTCCTGTCATTTGCCAAGAGGCTGGTAAAAATAAGAAGATGAAGCAAGACGGGAATCCTCTGCTCTCCCCACACCCAATGTTATGTTTACAATGACATGTATTAAGTCAGAATACCTAATGTTAGAATGTTTCTGATTAAATGTATGAATTAAATTAATGTTTTTCTATTAGTCTAATTTGCATAAATATTGTGATTGGATGATAGCTGTGAGGGTTATCGAATCAGGATCCAATTTTAATGATAGAATGTTCATATGAAGAGTGCCTAAAGTCTCTTAGGCAAATGACAGGGTAGTGGAATTTAATAGCTAAATAAAAGACAACCAGGCTAGTCCTATGCTATGGAACGTTGAATACGTGAGTTGGACAGGTCATATAAATATAATCTAGATGTTAATGTCCCATAGAATTACAATCCAAACCAGGTGAGAACATGACAATGAGCAGACCAATGCAACGGTACAGCAGCCTACCCTACTGTATAAAAACGAGTTTCTGTCAAATCACCCTTAATTACACCTATATGTTCTTGTctattactgttctgtactgttatGCATTTGTAAGTTTTACgtggacctcaggaagagtagttgctgcatgtgcagtagctaatggggatcctaataaactaaacaCCCTTGCTAAATTTGTAATCTAATGCTCAGATGAGTAGCCTGCATTTTACAATTCGCAGTAAACCTACTATATTACTGTTTATCTTAAATTGACAGGTTTTATAGTTACATCACGAATCGTAGGCTGCACTATTTAGCTCTGAACACTTCACATCGCGTTCTCTTAGTCTGAATTTAATGAACAAACATAACGGCCCCCCGAAAAAAGAACATTATTTCGCCTGCCGCCACGTAGGACGTTTACAAAAAGTCGAAAACATATTCTTAAATCCAACATAAAGATGTGGAACATAACATGTATTTAGCAAATTACCTTCATTGAGCTCGCCTGCCATAATTCAGATTGTCATGTGAGCACGACAGCACCTCCATGTGATTTCCTGAAGAAAAACCTCGAATAATTTCCTATTTCTTAAAGTTGCAGTGAACTTTGGACTTTTGCCAGATTTCAGACCTTATGCAGCAGTACTGTATATGTCCAAACATTATTGTATGCACTCGACAATATATGGATTACTGCAAACTGGATATTAGGAATCCAGAACATAGGAGCATAGGTGA
The sequence above is a segment of the Oncorhynchus gorbuscha isolate QuinsamMale2020 ecotype Even-year linkage group LG16, OgorEven_v1.0, whole genome shotgun sequence genome. Coding sequences within it:
- the LOC123999736 gene encoding sorting nexin-8-like, encoding MAGELNEGSVPPYYREVYEAIRSKIEERVQVEVFQRLLSRTDLPSAVQSQIAEHVDYTDGFLSKLSLYKALALIALAQQGKQPSPKLLENCIQGKPFNYSHFKISVYRRYTDFDVFHELLLQRFAYRMVPALPPKRMLKGVLTSMSERDFIEGRRRALGRFINLVARHPFFSEDELVKTFLTFNGSDVQVKMRDACKKMGDEFMTNTMATLAKDYLPADIQAQFSSSRELIRNIHNSFHKLRDRAEKMAERSKENATDLLMFGRELSTLGSDGSPIPSLASSQSTWGILRQSLKGLSVEFALLADKGAQQGRREEDDVVEKLNLFLDLLQSYRDLCERHEKGVLHEHQRALQKYGMMKRQMMSATVQPKEQVSVEQLESRIVQQENAIQTMELRNYFSLFCLHQETQLIFTYLPITSHILGAFVNSQVQGHQEMGAVWNDLQQKLGCLFGVDEMQSPPLTPK